Within Homo sapiens chromosome 2, GRCh38.p14 Primary Assembly, the genomic segment TTTCCCTCCTTCAGCCACTCTAGTCATGTGTTATCCCCACAACAGCCCTGAAACTGTTCTTGTCGAGATCACAAGTGACCTTTTAGAGTGACTTCAATCTACTGGCTTTAAATTCAagctatatgttatatatatatatatgtaataatattattatatatatattataatattattatatatatataactcccAAATTTATACCTCTGGCCTGACTTCTCTGAGCTCTAAACGTATATCTAGCAGTTTATCTGACATACCTCATTTAATGTCTAACAGGCCACTTCTTTTTCCTTCCGTCTTCTCATCATAGTAGCACCACTCTCTAATCCACTTGTTCAAGCCTAAAAGCTAGAATTCCTCACTGAGTCCTCCCTTTCCCCTACTTCCCCTATCCATCAGCAAGTTCTTTGGATCTACCTCCAAAACGTAAAATGTAACCTGAAACCACCTGCTTCTGTACATCTCACTGCTATTACCCTTTTCCAAACCACTGTTATTTCTTACTTGGAACTGTAATAACTATTGAACTATCTTCCTGCTTCTCTAGTTTCCCGCAGTTGTCTCATAGTAACGAGAGTGATCCTTTACAAAGTTCCTTTGCTTAAAATCCGccactggttttctttttcacatagaATAAAATTTAAGCCCCCTACCATGTTCTTACAAGGTCCTCCTTAATATGACCCCTCCCACCTCTCCGGCTTCGTATTGTACCACACTGCTCCTCATTCATCATATGCTGTCTTTATTAGTTCTGCCAAGCCCACTCCCATCCAAAGAGATTTGTACTTGCTGCTGTCTCCTAGGAGTCTTCCGTTAGAGCTTACGTATCTGCCTCCTTCTTGCTGTTTGGGTCTCAGCTTCAGAGAAGTTTCCCTAATCAGCATCTAAACtaatctcttctttccttttcctcatctCTGCCTTAGTATCCTGTTAGAATTTTCTCTATAATACTACTATTTGAAAACCTTGCTTGTTTTATTAGATTGTCTGTTTCCTTACTTACTGTTTACCTCTTCTCACTACAATATTATCTGATGAGGGCAAGGGCTTTGCCTATCATGTTCATCTTTGGTATTTAGAACAGTAAATACCATGTAATATTAAGCACTCAgtatatatttgctgaatgaataaatacctgTTTTCTGATGTCATCCCAAGGATtagaaataacaacaataaagcCTTAACTACatacagtgcctagcacataatagcATCTTTAATGCAGATTCACACTATATATTATTGACTGACTTATTGAGGTCTTTGAGaaccattctgtttttattgACTGAGCTATTATTTGTACAGATTTTATGCTTTTATATACTTCCAGTTCCTTTATGCTCTCAAACTTACTCTGATATCATTAAAAAGTAGCTGTAACTCTTGGGTACTCTCTTACTTTGGAAAATGTACTACAGTATTGCTTGGAATCTATGGTACTGTTATTTATAAGATGCATTGTTACTTTAAGAAAAAACTCTGCCAGTTTTAAGATTTCCAAggttaggccgggtgcggtggctcacgcctgtaatcccagcactttgggaggccgaggcaggcggatcacaaggtcaggagatcgagaccatcctggctaacatggtgaaaccctgtctctactaaaaatacaaaaaaattagccgggcgtggtggcggtcacctgtaatcccagctactcgggaggctgaggcaggagaatggcatgaacctacgaggcagagcttgcagtgagccgagattgcgccactgcattccagcctgggcgacagagcgagactccgtctcaaaaaaaaaaaaaaaagatttccaagGTTACAATGtgtatttttgaataataaaatatggttttaagaaaaaatagcCTCTGGAAATACATGTCCAAACAAATTGAACTTATTGAAAGGAAGAAGAGTACCTATCTTTTGTGGGGAGTAAAGTGATAttctcagctgggcgcagtggttcacgcctgtgatcccagcactttgggaggccaacgcaggcggatctcctgaggttgggagttcgagaccagcctgaccaacatggagaaaccccatctctactaaaaatacaaaattagccgggcgtggtagcgcatgcctgtaatcccagctacttgtgaggctgagacaggagaattgcttgaacctgggaggcagaggttgcagtaagccaagattgcgccattgcactctagcctgggcgatagagtgagattcagtctcaaaaaaaaaaaagtgatattctCTGTGTTTGGAAAAATTAACCTTTGTAAATGGGCTGTTGTACTATACCCAAGAGAAGACACCAGTTCTAGGACGGTGTTTCGTATCTAGTATATGAGGATCATTACAAAAActcattttgtaaaaatgttaGGGAAGCACATTTAAATCAGAGTATTATTGCCATTTTAGgggaaagtatttctttttttcactccTGTCACTATAAGATGGCATTTTTATATAGTGGAAGCCCTTTTATCTAAAAGGATTGAGTCAGTTAATTAAAAATGTCAGCTAATGTAAGCAGTCATTAAAAGATAcacatactttattttaaattaaagcgCATAACTGTAGATGCATTAATCATTTGGTATTGAAACAAAGCCTTTTGAGCATAAATCGACTGATAAGTGCTTTACATGATTGTCGTCACAAAAATCACAATCAGAATATGTTCAGTTTCTTTAAAGTAGAGCAAAAATTGATGCTTGAGGTGTGGAGTTACTTTCCTAGTGATTTTCCCCCAGTTTTCAACAGTTGTCTTACCCATACCTAATTCAATAGCAATTCATATGATTCCTAGTCATCCTAAAATAGTCACTTAGGTTATATGGAATCAGTCACTCTTTTTGCACCCACATTTCATCAGTTTCCATAATATTTATGTCACACAAATAGAATGACAGATACGACTGATATGAACACGTCAAGAATAAATACTGTACAACTGATTCTTTATAAGTATATATCTCACATGGATGGAGCAGAGCAGAGATGTACAGGCATATCAGACAGTAGCCATCTGGAATAGGCTAAACCCATCAATTGTAGAGGTTGATGGAGGGATGGAGAGCATGGATTAATCCTGTGTGTTGCGTAAGTGGGGTTATTTAAGAGTGTTTCTAGTGTAATATacaattttctctctttaaaaaaaatttctagattTGATCCATATGGAAAGAATAAGTTCTCCACTTGTAGAATTTGTAAAAGTTCTGTGCACCAACCAGGTTCTCATTACTGCCAGGGCTGTGCCTACAAAAAAGGTAAGTTTCTTTTAATACCGTTTTCTATTCATAAAACCGACTTCATTTGCTGCTAATTTGGTTAACAGAAAAGATGTAGCCTGTCATAAATTCTGTTAGCCAAACACTCTCTTTATCCTAAGGCAAAATAGAACCTAAAACctgtttataattaaaattatatatatatatatattttttttttcttttcttttctttcctgatgctgttaaattatgttttaagctTCAGGATTGACTTAAACCAAACAGTTGGTATTATGATTTGATTGATCACATATCTTCTTTTGTTTCAGGCATCTGTGCGATGTGTGGAAAAAAGGTTTTGGATACCAAAAACTACAAGCAAACATCTGTCTAGATGTATTGATGGAATTTCTGGCTTTCTAAATGATTTTACTTTCTGCCTTGAATTTTCAAGGCATAGATGTCAACTTACAGAATAACATGTTTTAAGATAATTAAGTTTAAACCAGAGAATTTGATTGTTACTCATTTTGCTCTCATGTTCTAAACAGCAACAGTGTAACTAGTCTTTTGTTGTAAATGGTTATTTTCCTTATAAGAATTTTAAGAACTAAGTGGCAAATTCCATGAAAATATTTCTCAGTTCTGTATgcacttttatttaacattattcaTATAATTCTCCCCCCACCACTTTATTTATAGATACTGCAAAAGTGAGAAGGAGATAATAGATACTTTGCTCTGAATTTGGCATCCAGAGTTAACATTTCTCCCCTCACTCCCTTGCTGGTGTCATAGTTATTAGAATCAGCAGCCTCTTAACTAATTGCGGTTTCATAGGATATATAAATGTTTCAAGCCATTATTGCTGAATGGTTCTTTAGTTATTAACCTAGACCCAAATCAAAGACCAGTTGGatttatgatattttttatttgttcttgcaGCCAAAGTGCCAGTTTCTTTAATATGTGACCAAGAACACAAGGAGCATCCATATGGCCAAATAAATACActgaattttagaaaaacatattaCTTTGAATTCAAATTGTCATGAAAACCAGAACAGTGTTTGTCCATGTTGCATGTAATGAAAATAAATCCCTGCTCTGAGAAAAGCTCTTTGAAGCaaaaaccaaacttttttttttttttttttacctcctgtCTTGCcccctaaaagaaataaatagagcAAACATCTTGActctccctttttaaaatttgtttgttttttttttttttttttggatacaagagctcactctgttgcccagggtggagtgcagaggTATCATcaggctctctgcagcctccatctgctgggctcaagcaattcttccccctcagcctcctaagtagctggggactacaggcgtgtgccactgtgctcagctagtttttatttttagtagagatgaggactcactatgttgcccaagctgttctcgaacttctgatctcaagcaatcctctggcctcagccttccgaagtgctgggatacaggtgtgagccacagaacttggcctctctcttttttttttttttttttttttttttttaacactacaGGTTTCAAATGAATACTTTTCTTATGTTGCCTTCAGAGGTTCAGGACTTCTGCTTTTAAAACCTGCAGCCTACCGTGGGAAACCAAAAAAGCATTCCCTATTTCCAACTGcagtatgtataaatacatatcaCTACAAAATGTATAGAAAGTGTGATGAGATACATGAATGGCATTTTTATTGGTCATAACATTTTGATGAAAAGCATTTAAAGTTTTAACTTTATAAGgcttttcaaaatgtgtttttctgagATACATTGTTATTTATTCATATCCAGAAAAATTACAAGGATAATacagaatataataaataatttatctgaGAGCAGGAAGTATCCTCTCATGCTTAATCAGTTTGGGGTTTTTAATTATAACACAGGAAACTCATAACAGGACCTGGTCAGAGAGCATCCCAGATCCATTAAAGATTGGATTCATTGACTTGGAGAAAAGTACATTTCTCAGGGATCAGCTAGAATCTGGACTTGCCTAactcacatttcattttttttgttgttgttgttgtttttataatttcaacttttattttagatgtaggggtacatgtgcaggtgagttatatgggtatattttgtgatgctgaggtttggggtacaaatgatcctgtcacccaggtagtgagcatagagTCCAACAGGTGGTTTTtcaccccttccctcccctcttccctccagtAGTCCCCTATGTCTGTtctcatttttatgtccatgtgtacccattgctTAGTtcccactgataagtgagaacatgcggtctttggttttctgttcctgtgtataTTCactataatgacctccagctgcatccatgttgctgcaaaagacatgattttcattcttttttatggctgcatagtattctgtggtgtatatgtaccaattttctttatccagtccactattaatgagcatctaggttgattctgtgtctttgctgttgtgaatagtgctgtgatgaatatgtgagtgtatgtgtctttttggtagaacaatttattttcatttggatttatatccagtcatgggattgctggttcaaatggtagttctgttttaacttctttgagaaatctccaaactgctttcacagtggctgaactaatttgcatttccatcagTGTAGGCGCATTCTACACTGCACTGGCTTctacagtgttgaagcattccgTTTttcccacagcctcaccagcatctgttatttttttgactttttgataatagccattctgactggtgtgagattgtaactcattgtggttttgatttgcatttatctgattagtaatgttgagcattttttcatgtttgttaaccgcttgtatgttgtcttttgagaagtgtctgttcaagtcttttggcatttttttaatgggtttttgtttgtgtgtgtgtatttttgtttttgtttttgttttgagatggagtttcactgttgtcacccaggctagagtgcaatggcaccatctcagctcactgcaacctccacctcccgggttcaagcgattctcctgccccagcctcctgagttgctgggattacaggtgcctgccaccaagcgtggctaattttggtacttttagtagagacagggtttcaccatgttggccagcctggtctcgaattcctgacctcaggtgatccacccatctcagcctcccaaagtgctgggattacaggagtgagccaccacacctggccacgaGTTACTTGGTTTTCGTTTTCTGAATTGTTttagttccttatagattttggacattagacctttttcagatgcacagtttgtgaatattctctcccattctgtaggttgtctgtttactgtattgatagttccttttgcggtgcagaagctctttagtttgattaggttccacttgtcaatttttgtttttgttgcaattgcttttgaggacttagccgtAAGTTCTTTCCCATAGCTGATGTCCAGATGTTATttcgtaggttttcttctaggactctTATAgcttgaagtcttacatttaaatctttttttttttttttccccaaagacagagtctccttctgttgcccaggctggagtacagtggtacaatcttgg encodes:
- the CRIPT gene encoding cysteine-rich PDZ-binding protein, with the protein product MVCEKCEKKLGTVITPDTWKDGARNTTESGGRKLNENKALTSKKARFDPYGKNKFSTCRICKSSVHQPGSHYCQGCAYKKGICAMCGKKVLDTKNYKQTSV